GCAGCAAGGGAGCGCACGGCCTGCGCCTGCAGATCGGCTACCTGCCGGAGAGCCTGCGCTTCTACGACAAGCTCACCGGCCGCGAGGTCCTGGACTACTTCTCCCGGCTCAAGCGGGTGGCTGCCCGGGAACGGGACCGGCTGCTCGAACAGGTGGGTCTCACCGGGGCCGCCGACCGGCCGGTTGCGACCTGGTCCAAGGGAATGCGGCAGCGCCTGGGGCTGGCTCAGGCATTCCTCGGCAGCCCACGACTGCTGTTGCTGGACGAGCCCTCCACCGGACTGGACCCCATCGCCACCCAGGAGTTGCTCGAGCAGCTCCGGGCCAGGCGCCGGGATGGCTGCACCATACTCGTCTCCACCCATCAGCTGGCCGGGATCGAACAGCACGTGGACCGGGTCGCCATCCTGCGACGGGGACGCCTGCAGGTCCTCGGTTCCCTGGAGGAGTTGCGGCACCGTTCCGGGCT
Above is a genomic segment from Acidobacteriota bacterium containing:
- a CDS encoding ABC transporter ATP-binding protein, with the protein product MDPAIELKAVTKRYRGLAALEALNLCVRPGEILGLLGDNGAGKTTTIKLILGLVTPDTGELSVLGQHPGSKGAHGLRLQIGYLPESLRFYDKLTGREVLDYFSRLKRVAARERDRLLEQVGLTGAADRPVATWSKGMRQRLGLAQAFLGSPRLLLLDEPSTGLDPIATQELLEQLRARRRDGCTILVSTHQLAGIEQHVDRVAILRRGRLQVLGSLEELRHRSGLPYRVRAWGRWPEAGLEQRLAGWGCHEFRLEGELLELTTTAENKLSLLQHLLKQPELKDLELE